A genome region from Blautia coccoides includes the following:
- a CDS encoding right-handed parallel beta-helix repeat-containing protein, with amino-acid sequence MIYYVAANASRNGCGTKEKPFQTISEAAGIACAGDEVLVAPGIYREYVNPKNGGTDENSRIIYRSEEPLAAVITGAEPVKNWTQYQGDVWMARIPNGLFGSYNPYTTVIAGDWYRAMEPVHTGEVYINGKSMYETFSLEDVIDPAIYKGSWDPDFTIYKWYTQQDGDFTVIYANFHGANPNEENVEINVRRNCFYPDKTGVNYITLSGFTVKQAATTWAPPTAYQEGMIGPHWSKGWIIEDCEVSDSKCSGISLGKYLQPNNENKWTTKFYKDGTQTERDAICQAQIEGWTKENIGSHTVRRCNIHDCGQTGIVGHLGGVFSVIEDNHIHHINNKQDLAGAEIGGIKMHAAIDVIIRRNHFHHCTRGLWLDWQAQGTRVTQNLFHDNVPPKGTEITNGLALAEDIFVEVSHGPTLIDNNLLLSDCACRISTQGIALVHNLIAGSFTWVGAGVDNGGQHLPTPRYTPYHVPHRTEVAGFMTILHGDARFYNNVFVQKEIRQDLTAYAQAEGMGTMDKCQFICGTKPYDGYPTAETYFGRFNAETAVDHDNKDIYYDHLPIYTGGNVYFNGAQPCDAEENYKVDNDNKIELKLKEEDGKYRLETNLYDFLSKFETPFVSTEMLGEAFEPEQKFESPDGTPIVFDQDYFGEKRDIMPLAGPFACGCESGNVL; translated from the coding sequence ATGATTTATTATGTAGCCGCAAATGCTTCCAGAAACGGATGCGGTACAAAGGAAAAACCATTCCAGACTATCAGCGAGGCCGCCGGCATCGCCTGCGCAGGGGATGAAGTCCTGGTAGCCCCGGGTATATACCGGGAATATGTAAATCCCAAAAACGGCGGTACCGACGAAAACAGCCGCATTATATACCGCTCAGAAGAACCGCTGGCCGCTGTCATAACCGGTGCGGAGCCTGTAAAAAACTGGACACAGTATCAGGGTGATGTTTGGATGGCCCGCATCCCCAATGGACTTTTCGGCAGCTATAATCCCTACACCACAGTGATTGCAGGTGACTGGTACCGTGCCATGGAACCTGTACACACAGGTGAAGTATACATAAACGGTAAATCCATGTATGAGACATTTTCACTGGAAGACGTCATTGACCCGGCCATATACAAAGGTTCCTGGGATCCGGATTTTACCATCTATAAATGGTATACCCAGCAGGACGGTGACTTTACTGTCATCTATGCCAATTTCCATGGCGCCAATCCCAATGAGGAGAACGTGGAGATCAATGTACGCCGGAACTGCTTCTATCCCGATAAGACAGGTGTAAATTACATCACCCTGTCAGGATTCACTGTAAAACAGGCAGCAACTACCTGGGCACCGCCCACTGCTTACCAGGAAGGCATGATCGGCCCGCACTGGTCAAAAGGCTGGATCATTGAAGACTGCGAAGTCTCCGACTCCAAATGCTCCGGTATTTCCCTTGGAAAATACCTGCAGCCCAACAATGAAAACAAGTGGACCACCAAATTTTATAAAGATGGAACCCAGACAGAGCGTGACGCCATCTGCCAGGCACAGATCGAGGGATGGACAAAAGAGAACATCGGCTCCCACACTGTACGCCGCTGTAATATTCATGACTGCGGACAGACCGGTATCGTAGGACATTTAGGCGGTGTGTTCTCTGTCATTGAAGACAACCATATTCACCATATCAACAATAAACAGGATTTGGCCGGCGCCGAGATCGGCGGTATCAAAATGCATGCTGCCATTGATGTGATCATCCGCCGCAACCATTTCCATCACTGTACCCGTGGTCTGTGGCTTGACTGGCAGGCACAGGGAACCCGTGTTACACAGAACCTGTTCCATGACAATGTTCCGCCAAAAGGTACAGAGATCACCAACGGTCTGGCTCTCGCAGAGGATATCTTTGTTGAGGTTTCCCACGGCCCTACACTGATCGACAACAACCTGCTTCTGTCCGACTGCGCATGCCGCATCAGTACCCAGGGTATCGCTCTTGTGCACAACCTGATCGCAGGTTCCTTTACCTGGGTGGGTGCCGGGGTAGATAACGGCGGTCAGCATCTGCCCACGCCGCGGTATACACCATATCACGTACCGCACCGCACAGAGGTTGCAGGCTTTATGACAATCCTGCACGGAGATGCACGTTTTTATAACAATGTATTTGTACAAAAAGAAATCCGTCAGGATCTGACCGCTTACGCCCAGGCTGAAGGCATGGGAACTATGGATAAATGCCAGTTTATCTGCGGAACAAAGCCATACGACGGATATCCTACAGCAGAGACGTATTTTGGCCGCTTCAACGCAGAGACTGCTGTGGACCATGACAACAAAGACATTTATTATGACCATCTCCCCATCTATACTGGAGGCAACGTATACTTTAACGGTGCCCAGCCATGTGATGCTGAGGAAAACTATAAAGTGGATAATGATAACAAAATTGAACTGAAACTGAAAGAAGAAGACGGAAAATACCGTCTGGAGACCAATCTGTATGATTTCCTGTCAAAGTTTGAGACTCCGTTCGTAAGCACAGAGATGCTTGGCGAGGCTTTTGAACCGGAACAGAAGTTTGAATCTCCTGACGGAACTCCTATCGTATTTGACCAGGATTACTTTGGAGAAAAACGTGATATCATGCCCCTTGCAGGACCGTTTGCATGCGGATGTGAATCCGGGAACGTATTATAA
- a CDS encoding PucR family transcriptional regulator: MRISMQILYENLSGFQPVRKKIRGWETFKYLGFLTLNENHEGITEDYVILGRAEEFNRYKIPETCGVICLGRYEGERKKNQEWIFLSESTELEEVRHILQNTFRKYLLWEERLCMALRRNEDVESYCRVSIPIFNNPIFVHDGNFEIIASVNEMEGQVSWNYEEDSGKKTVTMETMNDIKVSPDYQESLKTRGPQIFPSQQFGYRGLYVNFWAEHMFLGRICINELGRSFRESDYPLIEYLAEYVLAALERGCLIQSGDSRDLEHSFCELLQHGNTEESLLVMRLKYQNWDPSDRYQCVRLQISSRDFSTHAVAYTCRRLESMFAGLYAFPFQEGIAIIVNLSRINCAKDEFLQRFAVFLREGIFKAGLSGDGTDFMNLRYYYQQCTAALLMGEKEDPTFWMYKFQDYAVSYLFYQGCCTLAPEMYCEPGLLLLIKYDRDHGTDFYDTLRVFLESDRNIAHTAQKLFVHRSTLLYRLEKISRISGLNLDDYRVRFKVMLSIELLK, translated from the coding sequence ATGCGGATCAGCATGCAGATCCTATATGAAAACCTGTCGGGATTTCAGCCGGTGAGGAAAAAGATAAGAGGGTGGGAGACTTTTAAATATTTAGGGTTTCTCACCCTTAATGAGAATCATGAGGGGATAACAGAGGACTATGTCATTTTAGGTCGGGCGGAAGAATTTAACAGATATAAAATTCCTGAAACATGCGGAGTGATATGCCTGGGAAGATATGAAGGGGAAAGAAAGAAAAACCAGGAGTGGATATTTCTTTCGGAGTCTACCGAATTGGAAGAGGTGCGGCACATACTTCAAAATACGTTCCGTAAATATCTTCTCTGGGAGGAGCGTCTATGCATGGCACTTCGGCGGAATGAGGATGTGGAAAGCTATTGCCGTGTAAGTATTCCTATTTTTAATAATCCCATTTTTGTACATGACGGCAACTTTGAGATCATTGCCAGTGTCAATGAAATGGAAGGGCAGGTATCCTGGAATTATGAAGAGGACAGTGGGAAAAAGACGGTGACCATGGAGACTATGAATGACATTAAGGTATCACCGGACTATCAGGAAAGCCTAAAGACCAGAGGTCCTCAAATATTTCCCAGCCAGCAGTTTGGGTACAGGGGACTTTATGTGAATTTTTGGGCAGAGCATATGTTTCTGGGGAGGATCTGTATCAATGAACTGGGCAGAAGTTTCAGGGAGAGTGATTATCCCCTTATAGAGTATCTGGCGGAATATGTATTGGCTGCTTTGGAGAGGGGATGCCTGATACAGTCAGGAGATTCCAGGGATCTGGAACATTCTTTCTGTGAGCTTCTGCAGCATGGAAATACAGAAGAGAGCCTTCTTGTGATGCGTCTAAAGTATCAAAACTGGGATCCTTCAGACAGATATCAGTGCGTTCGGCTTCAGATAAGCAGCCGGGATTTCTCTACGCATGCGGTGGCTTATACCTGCCGGCGTCTGGAGAGCATGTTTGCAGGACTTTATGCGTTTCCTTTTCAGGAGGGGATTGCCATAATCGTGAACCTCTCCCGGATAAATTGCGCTAAGGATGAATTTTTACAGAGGTTTGCGGTCTTTCTCAGGGAAGGAATCTTTAAAGCGGGACTCAGCGGGGACGGGACAGATTTTATGAATCTCAGGTATTACTATCAGCAGTGTACGGCTGCCCTGCTGATGGGGGAAAAAGAGGACCCTACGTTTTGGATGTATAAATTCCAGGACTATGCAGTTTCTTATCTGTTTTATCAGGGATGCTGTACACTGGCACCGGAAATGTACTGTGAACCGGGGCTTTTGCTGCTCATAAAATATGACCGTGATCATGGTACGGACTTTTATGATACGCTGCGCGTATTTCTGGAAAGTGACAGGAATATAGCTCATACTGCACAGAAACTTTTTGTCCATCGAAGCACACTGCTGTACCGCCTGGAGAAAATCAGCAGGATAAGCGGACTGAACCTGGATGATTACAGAGTCCGTTTTAAGGTAATGCTTTCTATTGAACTTTTAAAGTGA
- a CDS encoding ROK family transcriptional regulator has protein sequence MDTLTARPKLLKQANLSLIRKVLKAKGTATRAEIARETKISSTTVRSLLTEMMQNGEIESVGYDESSGGRKAERYGFRPNRYYGAAFCITGDQIYGLLINVCGEIVETAKLSADQGDFESAVISYLDQQMGKKEIKSIGIGVPGAVEGSGYWRKKEEGGELYKVNIGDNLEKRYKIPVVMENDLNATAIGFGRCYAREFPRENSEKTNMAFLFFEKGCVSAGFISGGRIVRGSNNFAGELGLLPMENGKMLDECMTEPMEDTKYVNLVIRVISWICGILNPQYVVLGGPDLRKGCIGPISDGLSAFLPKHMLAEILYSEDVWHDYFDGMASLTAGKMFDDVQFIKE, from the coding sequence ATGGATACCCTGACTGCAAGGCCAAAACTATTAAAACAGGCAAATCTTTCCCTGATACGAAAAGTGCTGAAGGCAAAAGGGACTGCCACCAGAGCAGAGATTGCCCGTGAGACAAAGATCAGCTCCACCACAGTCCGTTCTCTGCTCACGGAAATGATGCAGAACGGAGAGATTGAGAGTGTCGGATATGACGAGTCCAGCGGCGGAAGGAAAGCGGAGCGGTACGGATTCAGGCCGAACCGGTACTATGGCGCGGCCTTCTGCATAACAGGAGACCAAATATACGGCCTGCTGATCAATGTGTGCGGAGAGATCGTGGAAACTGCAAAGCTTTCCGCTGATCAGGGGGACTTTGAGAGTGCGGTCATTTCTTATCTGGATCAACAGATGGGGAAAAAAGAGATCAAGTCCATAGGGATCGGTGTGCCCGGTGCAGTGGAAGGCAGCGGTTACTGGAGAAAAAAGGAGGAAGGGGGAGAATTATATAAGGTCAATATAGGGGATAACCTTGAGAAACGCTACAAGATTCCTGTTGTGATGGAAAATGACCTGAATGCTACAGCCATTGGATTCGGGCGTTGTTATGCCAGAGAATTTCCACGTGAGAATTCAGAGAAAACCAATATGGCATTTCTGTTTTTTGAAAAAGGCTGCGTCAGTGCGGGTTTTATATCAGGGGGCAGAATTGTACGGGGAAGCAATAATTTTGCAGGAGAGCTGGGTCTGCTGCCCATGGAAAACGGAAAAATGCTGGATGAATGTATGACCGAGCCAATGGAGGATACCAAGTATGTGAATCTTGTGATCCGCGTCATAAGCTGGATCTGTGGAATTCTGAACCCGCAGTATGTGGTACTTGGCGGACCGGATCTGAGGAAAGGGTGTATCGGACCCATCAGCGACGGACTATCTGCTTTTCTGCCGAAACATATGCTGGCTGAAATCCTCTATTCTGAGGATGTGTGGCATGATTATTTTGACGGGATGGCAAGTCTCACCGCGGGTAAGATGTTCGACGATGTGCAGTTTATAAAGGAGTAG
- a CDS encoding MFS transporter, translating into MFANKKERILDTGPRICFFLQTAFGTSFAYLTSGVFLSGFALSIGAGDVLVSYLSVIVNICGVLILAFVAYLERFQSRKKLTVILTILSRTATLFIIVIPVAVPGQMRIGVFVFMVVLAFTLQAQTTVVLNQWMMGFMDEKKSGRYISLRQTLTLGVTVILSVAGGFWMDFMKGEYLGFAVLFAAAAVMSVCEIILLLRTPDSAPYRPLKNVCRLGDALKVPLGDRRFMGFVVYILAFYLLLNISDSFTMVYMMKYLALPYKTVTAMYMIISLPQIVLLGFWGRVSDKRGHEFVLKTSIWLFAGETLFMSFAGPKNCLLFIPIAFLTSSVGNSGFVVAVFNRRYELMPRDNRIMYDNFYTAVIGAGFILGPMIGGAVKSFLEAGAAVQSAAAIHGIHCLYLISTAGILLLQVIYYRVQGKREVCVHVKG; encoded by the coding sequence ATGTTTGCAAATAAAAAAGAGAGAATTCTTGACACTGGGCCGCGTATTTGCTTTTTTCTGCAGACTGCATTTGGAACTTCATTTGCTTATCTCACCAGCGGTGTGTTCCTGAGCGGGTTTGCGCTTTCCATAGGTGCAGGGGATGTGCTTGTCAGTTATCTGAGTGTGATCGTGAATATCTGTGGAGTGTTGATCCTGGCCTTTGTGGCATATCTGGAACGGTTTCAAAGCCGTAAGAAATTAACCGTTATATTAACGATACTGTCCAGGACAGCCACACTTTTTATCATTGTCATCCCTGTTGCAGTTCCAGGGCAGATGCGGATCGGGGTTTTTGTTTTCATGGTGGTTTTGGCATTTACCCTTCAAGCACAGACCACAGTGGTCCTGAATCAGTGGATGATGGGCTTTATGGATGAGAAGAAGAGCGGACGTTACATATCGCTGAGACAGACGCTGACCCTGGGAGTTACAGTTATTTTGTCTGTGGCAGGCGGTTTCTGGATGGATTTTATGAAGGGAGAGTATCTGGGATTTGCTGTTTTGTTCGCGGCAGCGGCAGTGATGAGTGTTTGTGAGATCATTCTGCTGCTGCGGACACCTGACAGTGCTCCATACCGGCCTTTAAAGAACGTGTGCAGACTGGGGGATGCCCTGAAAGTACCCCTTGGGGACCGGAGATTTATGGGGTTTGTAGTTTATATCCTGGCGTTCTATTTGCTGCTTAATATTTCGGACAGTTTTACTATGGTATATATGATGAAATACCTGGCGCTGCCCTACAAAACCGTGACGGCAATGTACATGATCATATCCCTGCCTCAGATCGTGCTTCTGGGCTTTTGGGGAAGAGTAAGCGATAAGCGGGGGCATGAGTTTGTTTTGAAGACTTCCATCTGGCTTTTTGCAGGGGAAACTCTGTTTATGTCCTTTGCAGGGCCGAAAAACTGCCTTTTGTTCATACCTATTGCATTTCTGACGTCTTCCGTTGGAAATTCGGGCTTTGTGGTAGCTGTGTTTAACAGAAGGTATGAATTGATGCCGAGGGACAACAGGATTATGTATGACAATTTTTATACGGCAGTTATCGGTGCCGGATTTATTTTGGGACCAATGATCGGAGGGGCTGTGAAAAGCTTTTTGGAGGCAGGTGCGGCAGTACAGTCTGCTGCTGCCATTCATGGGATACACTGTCTGTATCTCATATCCACTGCGGGAATCCTGCTCCTGCAGGTTATTTATTACCGTGTACAGGGGAAAAGGGAGGTGTGTGTCCATGTCAAAGGTTGA
- a CDS encoding PHP domain-containing protein, with protein sequence MSKVDLHMHSSFSSDGEFSPEEIVRMCEARGMEYIAVTDHNSVRGAEKALKAAAKVRVISGVELDCVYRGCDFHLLGYGIDVKRHEFEEIESDILRQERNAAEEKIELFRRATGVSIDTNRILAEADKGVVTGEQIAENVLNREDAGRYAILAPYLPGGPKSDMPNVRFYWDFFSKGKPAYVEIAYLALPDAASLIHSAGGAAVLAHPGQNLGGDEELLDKITEEEIDGIEAFSSYHSRAEALHYLETADRKGLFVTCGSDFHGRHKPNITLGGHNALWDDRKLLQEMKKCLLSEPPVL encoded by the coding sequence ATGTCAAAGGTTGATCTTCATATGCATTCGTCTTTCAGCAGTGACGGCGAGTTTTCTCCGGAGGAGATCGTCAGAATGTGTGAAGCGCGGGGGATGGAGTATATTGCAGTAACAGACCATAACTCTGTCCGCGGTGCAGAAAAGGCCTTAAAGGCTGCGGCTAAGGTCAGGGTGATATCCGGCGTTGAGCTGGATTGTGTGTACAGAGGATGTGACTTTCATCTTTTGGGGTACGGCATTGATGTGAAACGTCATGAATTTGAGGAAATAGAGAGTGATATTTTACGTCAGGAGAGAAATGCGGCAGAGGAAAAAATTGAACTTTTCCGGAGAGCTACAGGTGTCTCTATAGATACGAACAGGATTCTTGCAGAAGCAGATAAGGGTGTTGTGACCGGGGAGCAAATCGCTGAAAATGTACTGAACCGGGAGGATGCGGGCAGGTATGCGATACTGGCCCCATATCTTCCGGGCGGACCAAAAAGCGATATGCCAAATGTGAGATTTTACTGGGATTTCTTCTCAAAAGGAAAACCGGCCTATGTGGAGATCGCCTATCTGGCTCTTCCTGACGCTGCTTCGCTGATCCACAGTGCAGGCGGCGCGGCAGTTCTTGCGCATCCGGGACAGAATCTCGGCGGTGATGAGGAGCTGCTGGACAAAATAACAGAGGAGGAGATTGACGGGATAGAGGCATTTTCTTCATACCACAGCAGGGCAGAGGCACTGCATTATTTAGAAACCGCAGACAGGAAAGGCCTGTTTGTCACCTGCGGCAGTGATTTCCATGGCAGGCATAAGCCGAATATCACGCTGGGAGGCCATAATGCTTTGTGGGATGACAGAAAGCTTTTGCAGGAAATGAAAAAATGCCTCCTGTCGGAACCGCCTGTTTTATAA
- a CDS encoding DUF2284 domain-containing protein: MYKTETYTAVVPVEDYIEGYVDVDTFLECCRVCPNYDKVWSCPSYDFDVLSYWRKYKTLELTAVKIIFDEDHAGKAFTKEEQDKILAQSLRVEKEKLSEMLWEKEKEFPGSISLSAGSCNLCHGNCTRPDENACRFPEKMRYSIESIGGNVGLTLSKLMGIELEWMEEGKLPHYFVLVCGLLK; encoded by the coding sequence ATGTACAAGACAGAAACCTATACAGCCGTGGTACCGGTAGAGGACTACATAGAGGGCTATGTGGATGTGGACACATTTTTGGAGTGCTGCAGAGTATGTCCAAACTACGATAAGGTATGGTCCTGTCCATCCTATGATTTTGACGTTCTGTCGTATTGGAGGAAATACAAGACGCTGGAGCTGACAGCCGTTAAGATCATCTTTGATGAGGATCATGCGGGTAAGGCGTTTACAAAAGAGGAACAGGATAAGATTCTGGCACAGTCCCTCCGTGTGGAGAAGGAGAAGCTGTCGGAAATGCTCTGGGAGAAGGAAAAAGAATTTCCCGGAAGCATCAGTCTGTCGGCAGGTTCCTGTAATTTATGCCATGGAAACTGTACCAGACCGGACGAAAATGCGTGCCGTTTTCCGGAAAAGATGCGTTATTCCATTGAATCAATAGGAGGCAATGTGGGACTGACACTCAGTAAGCTTATGGGAATTGAACTGGAGTGGATGGAAGAGGGAAAACTGCCCCATTATTTTGTGCTGGTGTGTGGTTTGTTAAAGTGA
- a CDS encoding AraC family transcriptional regulator has translation MVQFRKLDMDGRKKEKIVFQNQMLHYGLYVPRPEAYFFGDIPWHWHDEFEFGHILGGSMQYKTNHHEFILHEGDGIFVNSGVLHYLHPLEPVEDVRLQSQFFDRSFLAGASGSILDIKYIAPVLEQKQLDAVPLYCSNAESAEFLEKMREGAELSIKGERFFELRLRSLFSQLWEMVYSWAMDEKKNETGYNALEDERIKQMLSYIQEHYSEKITVQEIASSIHISERECYRLFQTSLGETPVEFMVSLRLQKAQELLRYTDKSILGIAVETGFGTSSYFGKIFKQYHHITPKQYKKLNFDRKENNE, from the coding sequence ATGGTACAATTCAGAAAACTGGATATGGACGGAAGAAAAAAAGAAAAAATTGTTTTTCAGAATCAGATGCTCCACTATGGACTGTATGTGCCCAGGCCGGAGGCGTATTTCTTCGGAGATATTCCATGGCATTGGCATGATGAATTTGAGTTCGGACATATTTTAGGGGGAAGTATGCAGTATAAGACAAATCACCATGAGTTCATACTACATGAGGGGGACGGGATATTTGTCAATTCCGGAGTTCTGCACTATCTGCATCCCCTGGAACCTGTGGAGGATGTGAGGCTGCAGTCCCAGTTCTTTGACCGGTCTTTTCTGGCGGGGGCGTCGGGGAGCATATTGGATATTAAATATATTGCTCCTGTTTTGGAACAAAAACAATTGGACGCAGTGCCCCTCTACTGTTCCAATGCCGAAAGCGCGGAATTTCTTGAGAAAATGAGGGAAGGGGCAGAGCTGAGTATCAAAGGGGAACGTTTTTTTGAGCTGCGTCTGAGAAGCCTCTTTTCACAGTTATGGGAGATGGTTTATTCCTGGGCAATGGATGAGAAGAAAAATGAGACAGGATATAATGCCCTGGAGGATGAACGGATCAAACAGATGCTCTCCTATATACAGGAACATTACAGTGAGAAGATAACCGTGCAGGAAATTGCGTCCAGTATACATATCAGCGAGCGGGAGTGCTACCGTCTGTTCCAGACAAGCCTTGGTGAAACACCTGTGGAATTCATGGTTTCCCTGCGCCTGCAGAAGGCACAGGAACTTCTGCGTTATACGGATAAAAGTATCCTGGGGATAGCTGTGGAGACCGGATTCGGTACCAGCAGTTATTTTGGAAAGATATTCAAACAGTATCACCATATTACACC